tcagcggggtggagatgttgttacctaccctcaccacctgggggcggcccgtcaggaagtccaggacccagttgcacagggcggggtcgagacccagggtctcgagcttgatgacgagtttggagggtactatggtgttaaatgctgagctgtaatcgatgaacagcattctcacatgggtattcctcttgtccagatgggttagggcagtgtgcagtgtggttgcgattgcgtcgtctgtggacctattgggtcggtaagcaaattggagtgggtctagggtgtccggtagggtggaggtgatatggtccttgactagtctctcaaagcacttcatgatgacggaagtgagtgctacggggcggtagtcgtttagctcagttaccttagctttcttgggaacaggaacaatggtggccctcttgaagcatgtgggaacagcagactgggataaggattgattgaatatgtccgtaaacacaccagccagctggtctgcgcatgctctgaggacgcggctgggaatgccgtctgggcctgcagccttgcgagggttaacacgtttaaatgttttactcacctcggctgcagtgaaggagagcccgcaggttttggtagggggccgtgtcagtggcactgtattgtcctcaaagcgggcaaaaaagttgtttagcctgtctgggagcaagacatcctggtccgcgacggggctggttttctttttgtaatccgtgattgactgtagaccctgccacatacctcttgtgtctgagctgttgaattgcgactcgattttgtctctgtactgggacttagcctgtttgattgccttgcggagagaatagctacactgtttgtattcggtcatgtttccggtcaccttgccctggttaaaagcagtggttcgtgctttcagtttcacgcgaatgctgccgtcaatccacggtttctggtttgggaatgttttaatcgttgctgtgggtacgacatcgtcaatgcacttcctaatgaactcgctcaccgaatcagcatattcgtcaatattgttgttggacgcaatgcggaacatattccaatccgcgtgatcgaagcagtcttgaagcgtggattcagattggtcggaccagcgttgaacagacctgagcgcgggagcttgttgttttagtttctgtttgtaggctggaatcaacaaaatggagtcgtggtcagcttttccgaaaggtaCTTTCGTACCTTATTGCGTACAGGatggatgttttggaatattttttattcattaaagacttccttcttttcactttcaTTTATGTTATTACTGtggggagtaactacaatgttattgatccatcctcagttttctcctatcacagccttgtaactggtttaaaatcacaattggcctcatggtgaaatctctgagtggtttccttccacTCTGACAAATTATTTAGGAAggatctttgtagtgactgggtgtattggtacaccatccaaagtataattaataactgccccatgctcaaagggatattcaatgtctgcttttttttttttgtccatcaaCCAATAGGTGCGCTTCTTTGCAAACCATTGgacaacctccctggtctttgtggttgaatatgtgcttttaaattcactgctcggctgagggaccttacagataaatgtatgtgtgaggtacataGGTGGTGCAGTCATTAAAAAATGTTTAACACCGTTATTGCATACagttagtccatgcaacttaataAAGTacttgttaagcatatttttctcctgttatttaggcttgccataacacagggtgaatacttattgactcaagaaatTTGAGCTTTTTATTTTCTATTAATTTCTATTATTAATTTAAATCaaattccactttaacattattgggtattgtgtgtagaccagtgacataAAACCTCAATtgtatccattttaaattcaagctgtaacacaacagaatgtggaaaaagtcaaggggtgtgaatactctctgaaggcaATGTTGATCGGTGTCCCAGGTCAGTTGATCAGCAAAAACTCCTGGCCCCGTAAGGATAGATGTTTTGCTCAGTTATGACACAATTATTTTCTCATCTGAGCCTTCTTTTTAATCCACAGCAGTGACAGCGAGAAGTGGCACAACATTTCGGGCTGTGTTCAGACCGAGCTCACCACCTGTAATGAACTGTTCGGGCTGGGATGTGTGATGGTGCAAGTCCTGGCTCAGGAAGGCAACCGCACATCCAGATCCGGCGAAGCCTGTAGCTATGGTAACGGATCATTCAACTTCGCTCCTGATAGGCCAGATCCAAATTGTATACAGTTTGTCATGTCCAAGGCCTAGTCTGCTTCATCAGTAGGCCAGCACACTGGTAGCATTGTGGTTTGGTTCGAAAAGCTTGAGCaacgttttttttaaatcaagtttCCCTCTCTTTCTGACTCAACCACCCCTCTCTTTCTGACTCAACCACCCCTTCTCTTTCTGACTCAACCACCCCTTCTCTTTCTGACTCAACCACCCCTCTCTTTCTGACTCAACCACCCCTCTCTTTCTGACTCAACCACCCCTCTCTTTCTGACTCAACCACCCCTCTCTTTCTGACTCAACCACCCCTTCTCTTTCTGACTCAACCACCCCTTCTCTTTCTGACTCAACCACCCCTTCTCTTTCTGACTCAACCACCCCTTCTCTTTCTGACTCAACCACCCCTCTCTTTCTGACTCAACCACCCCTCTCTTTCTGACTCAACCACCCCTCTCTTTCTGACTCAACCACCCCTCTCTTTCTGACTCAACCACCCCTTCTCTTTCTGACTCAACCACCCCTCTCTTTCTGACTCAACCACCCCTCTCTTTCTGACTCAACCACCCCTTCTCTTTCTGACTCAACCACCCCTTCTCTTTCTGACTCAACCACCCCTCTCTTTCTGACTCAaccaccccctctctttctgactcaaccacccctctctttctgactcaaccaccccctctctttctgacccacccaccccctctctttctgaCCCAACCACCCCTTCTCTTTCTGACTCAACCACCCTTCTCTTTCTGACTCAACCACCCTTCTCTTTCTGACTCAaccaccccctctctttctgaCCCAACCACCCCTTCTCTTTCTGACCCAACCACCCCTTCTCTTTCTGACCCAACCACCCCTTCTCTTTCTGACCCAACCACCCCTTCTCTTTCTGACCCAACCACCCCTTCTCTTTCTGACCCAACCACCCCTTCTCTTTCTGACCCACCCACCCCTTCTCTTTCTGACCCACCCACCCCTTCTCTTTCTGACTCAACCACCCTTCTTTTTCTGATTCAACCACCCTTCTCTTTCTGACCCAACCACCCCTTCTCTTTCTGACCCAACCACCCCTTCTCTTTCTGACTCAACCACCCCTTCTCTTGCTGACCCAACCACCCCTTCTCTTTCTGACCCAACCACCCAGCTGATTCTTGCAGCCCTGAAGTCCAGTTGACCTCCAAGGAAGGACTTCTGATCGTAAACATGGTAAAGAACAACCGTCTACTGGAGGATAATGGAAAGCATTTTCAATACATCGTTCAATACGGCAGAGACGGGGAGGAGCTCAACGTGAGTAGCAATGTGGAAGCAAgccaggtttaaaaaaatatatttttttttttaaatgaatgcaGGTTTTTTTATCCAGCCCAGCACTGAAACACCGTATTCATCCAAGGTTTGGGCAATTCATTGGGAAGTTATCAGGTGTTTTGGTGATCCCCCACTGTAGGATGTTAGTGTGATCGAAGATGAGTTGATGTGCCTCTCTCTACCCTTGTTTTAGCAGGATCATGACTCCTCCACATCCCATACGACCATCAAAGGTCTGGATGTGGGCCGGAGGTACTGTGTACAGGTCCGGTATTACTGTTACCACAAACCCTTTGGAGCTCCCAGCACTCAACATTGTGAGTCCATCCAAGAGTCAGGTGAGGCTCATCCAGGCTTTCTTTATATTAGTTGACTTGCTGTTACCATTATCCTATCCTCTAATGCAGGTactcccaaactggggtacgccaaacaaaaatgtgtttcacataaaaaaatatatatattcttcacattttcaaacagtccattaaATTTTTTACAACGGGGCTATCCGCAACTCTCCGCAAccatattcaatgtgcgggagaAAATTGAGGCTGTgatttaagaagttggagctcttctccaggtctttccatcattgtatgattttttttttttgtgtgcaaatgtgcAAATGAAGTTTACGGACAGTGTCAAATGTGATGTAGCGacgcacctgagtgagttggtaCACAATtacgaaacggatgacacaaacaactggatttgttatcatGCCCTGCccccagtccacttaccgatgtctgaacaagagagcctcatcgaaattgcaacaagcggttctgtgaaaattttatttaatcagaagccactgccagatttctggattgggctacgctcagagtatcctgccttggcaaatcgtgctgttaagacactgatgccctttgcaaccacgtacctacgtGAGAGTGGagtctcggccctcactagcatgaaaactaaatacaggcacagactgtgtgtggaaaattatttaagactgagcctctctccaatacaacccaacattgcagagttatgtgtatcctttcaagcacacccttctcattaacctgtggtgagttattcacaatttttgatgaacaaataaggttttatatgtaagatggttaaataaagagcgaAATTATTGAtcattatttgtgccctggtcctataagagctctctgtcacttcccatgagccgggttgtgacaataACTCACTCATTCttgtgtttaataaatgtattgaatagtgtgtgtgtagcaggcttacaatgatggcaacaacaaaaaacatttgagagtgcgcgaccctggtgctagagggggtacgcagctgaccctggtgctagagcgggtacgcagctgaccctggtgctagagggggtacgcagctgaccctggtgctagagggggtacgcagctgaccctggtgctagagggggtacgcagctgaccctggtgctagagggggtacgcagctgaccctggtgctagagggggtacgcagctgaccctggtgctagagggggtacgcagctgaccctggtgctagagggggtacgcagctgaccctggtgctagagggggtacgcagctgaccctggtgctagagggggtacgcagctgaccctggtgctagagggggtacgcagctggaggttgaatgtttgaaggggtacgggatgataaaagtttgggaaccactgttctaaTGATAACACTTCACCTAGTAACTCCTCCTTCTCTCAAAACACTCAAAGGACAGTTTTAAGTACACCACCtcgttcacgaaaatggttcgctcctacagagagtgagtcacgtggccatgGCTTGCTATGTACAGtgtattcgggaagtattcagactccttgactatttccacattttgttatgttacaaccttattctaaaattgattacatactTTTTttcacctcatcaatctacacaaaatactccataatacctccagaacagcctgacttCTTCGGGGCATGGAAACGTTTCCAAATTGGTATCAACAGACCTAACGTGTGCCATGAAAACAAtctcccacaccattacaccaccgccaccaaccttgactttttccacattttggtacgttacagccttattcttaaattgattaaatcgttttttccccctcatcaatccgtTTAATAAAAAAACTAattttgcaaaaatgtaaaaaatttggacacctactcattcaagggtttttctttacttttactattttatacattgtagaatattagtgaagacatcaaaactatgaaataacacatatggaatcatgtagtaaccaaaaaagtgttgaacaaataattatatttgagattcttcaaagtagccaccctttgccttgatgacagctttgcacactcttggcattctctcaaccagcttcacctggattttttaatttttttaatttaaccaggtaggctagttgagaacaagttctcatttgcaactgtgacctggccaagattaagcaaagcagtttgacacatacaacaacacagagttacacattgaataaacaaacatacagtcaataatacaatagaaaaatctatatacagcatgtgcaagagaggtaaggcaataaataggccatggtggcaaagtaattacaatatagcaattaaacactggaatggtaggatgtgcagaagatgaatgtgcaagttgagatactggggtgcaaaggagcaatatactgtagataaataaatacagtatggggatgaggtagattggatgggctatttacagatgagctatgtgagctgctctgacagctggtgcttaaagctagtgagggaggtaagagtctccagcttcagagatttttgcagttcgttccagtcattggcagcagagaactggaaggagaagcggccaaaggaagaattggctttggggatgaccagtgagatatacctgctggagcgcttgctacttttccaacagtcttgaaggagttcccacatatgctaagcacttgttggatgcttttcctttactctgcggtccaactcatcccaaaccatctcaattgggttgaggttgggtgattggaggccaggtcatctgatgcagcactccatcactctctttcttggtcaaatagcccttacacagcctggaggtgtgttgggtcattgttctgttgataaatgagagtcccactaagcgcaaaccagattgaatggcgtatcgctgcagaatgctgctgtttaagtgtaccttgaattctaaataaatcactgacagtgtcaccagcaaagcactcccacaccaccacctccatgcttcaagtactgagtacttatgtaaatgccgcactgcttcttgatacaATGGCCatttaacctggaagccagccgcaccaatgtgtcgaaggaaacacctggcaaccgtgtcagcatgTACTGTGCCCGGCACGCCACAGGAGTCAGTAGtgtgtgatgggacaaggacatcccctaacccggacgacgctgggccaattgtgcaccacccaatGGGCTGCGACCGAGCCTGGACTCGAttccaggatctctagtggcacatttagcactgtgatgcagagccttagaccattgcgccactcgggaggccctcagttttttatatttaataaattaacaaaaatgtctaaaatcctgttattgctttgtcattatggggtattgtgtgtagattgatgaggaaaaaaaacaatttaatcaattttagaattaggctgtaacctaccaaaatgtggaaaaagtaaagcggtctgagtactttccgaaggcactgtatatatctatatacagttgaagtcggaagtttacatacaccttagccaaatacatttaaactcagtttttcacaattcctgacatttaatccttgtacaaatcccccgtcttaggtcagttaggatcaccactttattttaagactgaaatgtcagaataatagaagagagcatgatttatttcagcttttatttctttcatcacattcccagtgggtcagaagtttacatacactcaattagtatttggtagcattgcttttaaaacttctttagggctgcaatcccgttaacgggatcgatatgacaacagccagtgaaagtgcagggcgctaaattcaaacaacagaaatctcataattaaaattcaagtatttcacaccattttaaagatacacttcttgttaatcccaccaccgTGTCCGATttgaaaaaggctttacagcgaaagcaccacaaacgattatgtttggtcaccgccaaatcacagaaaaacacagccatttttccagccaaagacaggagtcacaaaaagcagatatagagataaaattaatcactaacctttgatgatcttcatcagatgacactcataggacttcatgttacacaaaacatgtatgttttgttcgataaagttcatatttatatcccaaaatctcagtatacattggcgcgttgtgttcagtagttccaaaaacatccggtgattttgcagagagccgcATCAAtatccagaaatactcataataaacgttgatcagAGATCAAGTgtttatacatggaattttagatccacttctccttaatgcaaccgctgtgtaagATTTCaaataaactttacggaaaaagcaaaccatgcaataatctgaggtcggcacTCGGAGCCCAgtcaagacaaaaatatatccgccatattttGCAGtaaacagaagtcagaaataacattataaatgttcacttacctttgatgatcttcatcagaatgcactcccaggaatcgcagttccacaataaatgtttgatttgtttggtaatgtccatcatttatgtccaaatagctacttttgttagcgtgtttggtaaagaaatccaaagtcacgaaatGTCAAacttccgtaacagtcagtaaaaacatgtcaaacgatgtattgaatcaatctttaggatgtttgttccaacttcaataatgttccaaccggagaattcctttgttttcagaaatgcgatagaactgagctcgctctcacgtgaactcgcatggtcagcgcatgttcaggtcatggcagaccttactcaatcccctctcattcggccccctcacagtagaagcatcagacaacgttctaaagactgttgacatctagtggaagccttaggaagtcaaaatgacccatatcccactgtgtattcgattgtcggtgagttgaaaacctacaaacctcagatttcccactatctggttggattttcttctcaggtttttgcctgccatatgagttctgttatactcacagacatcattcaaacagttttagaaatgtcagagtgttttctatccaaaactaataatactatgcatatattagcaactgggactgaggagcaggcagtttactctgggcacctctgggcaccttttcatccaagctactcaatattgcccctgcagccataagaagttaaattgtttaacttgggttaaacatttcgggtagccttccacaagcttcccacaataagttgggtgaattttggcagagctggtgtaacagtcaggtttgtagtcctccttgctcacacatgctttttcagttctgcccacaaattttctatgggattgaggtcagggctttgtgatggccactccaataccttgactttgttgtccttaagccattttgccacaactttgtaagtatgcttggggtcattgtccatttggaagacccatttgcgaccaagctttaacttcctgactgatgtcttgagatgttgcttcaatatatccacataattttcttacttcatgatgccatctattttgtgaagtagaccagtccctcctgcagcaaagcacctccacaacatgatgctgccacccccatacttcacggttgggatggtgttcttcggcttgcaagcctcccccttttccctccaaacataacgatggtcattatggccaaacatttattttttttaattatcagAATatagggcatttctccaaaaagtacgatctttgtccccatgtgcagttgaaaaccatagtctggcttttttttggtggttttggagcagtgacttcttccttgctgagcggcttttcaggttatgttgctgtaggactcgtttaactgtggatatagatacttttgtacctgtttcctccagcaccttcacaaggtcctttgctgttgttctgggattgatttgcactttttgcatcaAAGTAAAAATGTGGCTCCTCCACATTCAAATtcgtgtatttaaacttctgactcactggaattgtgatacagtgaattataaattaaataatctgtctgtaaacaattgttggattttttttgtgtgtcatgtacaaagtagatgtcctaaccgacttgccaaaactatagtttgttaacaagaaatttgtggagtggttgaaaaacgagttaatgactccaacctaaatgtatgtaaacttccgacttcaactgtatccatATCAATCTATATGCTCCCTATTTCTTTGTGTAGGATGTGTGTTACCTTCCTGTACAGAAAGGACACGGAAAAAGAAGATTGTGGCGATCAGTGTGACCTTGACCATCCTGTTGGGTGTCTTGGTAGTGGGCCTTACGCTCTTCATCTACAGGCACCATAAGAAAATCAAACAGTTCCTTCAGCCCCCACTACGGTTACCAGACCACTATTGTGAGGTACGTCTTTCCACGGATACAATAACCATAGATGTGTTTCATGTGATAACAGCGTCTGTTCATCTGGGTGCCTGTTAACTAAATGCCCTTTCATTTTAGTCAGATTTTAGTCCCATCACATTTTGTAATACCTCCTTTACCTATAGTAAACATACAGTGTCTTCTGAAAGTTTtcttaccccttgacttattccacattttgttgttgttagaGCCTAAAATCTAAATGGATGTAATAGATGTCTCACCCATctcaacacaataccccataatgacaaagtgaaaacatgtttctagaaatgtttgtaaatttattgaaaattaattaCAGATCTCATTTGCTTAACTATTAAGTATTCACAACTCTTTGGTATAAAACTCCAAcctgagttcaggtgcatccaatttactTTTATCGTCCTTGAgatgcaaggaagaatgggagaaaatccccaaatccagatgtgcaaagctgatacaaacatacccaagacgactcaaagctgatacaaacatacccaagacgactcaaagctgatacagacatacccaagacgactcaaagctgatacagacatacccaagacgactcaaagctgatacagacatacccaagacgactcaaagctgatacagacatacccaagacgactcaaagctgatacagacatacccaagacgactcaaagctgatacagacatacccaagacgactcaaagctgatacagacatacccaagacgactcaaagctgatacagacatacccaagacgactcaaagctgatacagacatacccaagacgactcaaagctgtaatcactgccaaaggtgcttctacaaagtgttgactcaggggtgtgaatactaatgtaaatgagatttctctattttattttcaatacatttctaaaaacatgtcttcactatgggatattgtgtgtagatgggtggggggggggtaatatttaatacattttgaattcagactaaCAAGAGAATACTTTCTGTAGGCTCTGTATGTTTACTATAGGTTAATGAGGCAATACAAATGTGATGTGACAAAAATAAAGGGCATTTAGTTAACTAAAATGGCCCCGTTTTCATCATTTTGGAAAATAACTTGACTAAATCATTGTTCAAATAACAAAAATGACTTAATGCTATTTTATCTATTTATTTTAGTCTAAATTAATCAGATTAGACTAAATCTAAAGAAGTGCCAAAATTAACAGACATCTATTGGGACTCCCCTGCATAAATAAAATGCATCAGTTGCCTTGTGCGAGCCAGaatggcccatagggcaggagcctatctcctgtttctgtagcgttaGGCCCCTTGATGTACAAGTAGCTCACAACCCCTGGACAAAGCGCTAACAACTTTTTCATGATTGGGTTCATTTTCCAGTACCTGTCAGGGGATTTCCCCCAGCAGGCCCTGTCCCTCACAACTAGTCCCTGTGAAGAACGTCATGATCTCATCTCCATCGTCTGCCGTGAAGAGGACCTGTCGGATCTGATTCCTGAGTCTGACAGAGAACAGGGTTATGACTCTCCTAACGGACTGGATTTATTAGATCATGAAGAATCATCCGTTGATCCTGTCACTTCAGACATGACACTTTTTCACTCCGTTAGGATTTGAGATGAACTTGATAGCGTCAATACATTaactaggggcggcaggtagcctagtggttaacgtgtaggcaaggtaaaaatctgtcgttctgcccctgagcaaggcagttaacccactgttccccggtaggccgtcattgtaaataagaatttgttcttatttacAGCTGATTTGCCAAGTGAAATAaagttttaattttttaattttaataaaataaaataaaaacaatagtAGGCCTGGCTATTGCACTGTTTCCACTCCGAAAGCCTTGTCTAGCATCAGCTACCAACATTATTGTTGATCAAAAGAAACTATTTTACAATAAAGTAAACTTCTGTGGGTATTTTAGTTTGTTCTGCAACCGAGGCCAGAGAAAGATGCTTGTGTCTCAGTAATTACACCTACCC
The Salvelinus fontinalis isolate EN_2023a chromosome 23, ASM2944872v1, whole genome shotgun sequence genome window above contains:
- the LOC129820693 gene encoding uncharacterized protein LOC129820693 isoform X1, with translation MLCLKGVLLFWTLCHVLRQAWSEDELLSPRNVRVDSAVSWSPATDSPGIKYTVQYRTSDSEKWHNISGCVQTELTTCNELFGLGCVMVQVLAQEGNRTSRSGEACSYADSCSPEVQLTSKEGLLIVNMVKNNRLLEDNGKHFQYIVQYGRDGEELNQDHDSSTSHTTIKGLDVGRRYCVQVRYYCYHKPFGAPSTQHCESIQESGCVLPSCTERTRKKKIVAISVTLTILLGVLVVGLTLFIYRHHKKIKQFLQPPLRLPDHYCEYLSGDFPQQALSLTTSPCEERHDLISIVCREEDLSDLIPESDREQGYDSPNGLDLLDHEESSVDPVTSDMTLFHSVRI
- the LOC129820693 gene encoding uncharacterized protein LOC129820693 isoform X2; translated protein: MLCLKGVLLFWTLCHVLRQAWSEDELLSPRNVRVDSAVSWSPATDSPGIKYTVQYRTSDSEKWHNISGCVQTELTTCNELFGLGCVMVQVLAQEGNRTSRSGEACSYADSCSPEVQLTSKEGLLIVNMVKNNRLLEDNGKHFQYIVQYGRDGEELNDHDSSTSHTTIKGLDVGRRYCVQVRYYCYHKPFGAPSTQHCESIQESGCVLPSCTERTRKKKIVAISVTLTILLGVLVVGLTLFIYRHHKKIKQFLQPPLRLPDHYCEYLSGDFPQQALSLTTSPCEERHDLISIVCREEDLSDLIPESDREQGYDSPNGLDLLDHEESSVDPVTSDMTLFHSVRI